The Brassica oleracea var. oleracea cultivar TO1000 chromosome C6, BOL, whole genome shotgun sequence genomic interval TACTGATTCAATTTATATTAAAGACGCAAGTCAGAGCAGGTACAGTGTCAACAGATGCTTCAGCAGGGCCTCGGATGGATACTATAGAAGACTCAATGAGACGACGGTAACCTTGCTCAGGAGCAATCAAGTGAGGCTGGTAACCGTCAGCCTCAGTAACCAGCTTGCGGATGTTGTCCATTGCTAGCTGCTTGTCAAATTGAAGTCTCTTCAGAGCCGCCGGAAGCTGGTTATCAAACACGTTATACACCTTTTCTCCACCAGCACGCCTGTGTCATCATCAACCACAGGCACATAATTGTAACACTACATTTTTTACTGATAAATTGGTTAAGAGTCATATCAACTCAGACACTATAACAACTCATGTTTAATTTTATAAACATTAGCAGTAAAAAATGGCAAAAACATACACTCCATCAAGATGCTCCTTGAAAATTTGATCGAAAAGCCGACATATCTCCATTATTGAGTACAACTTCCCCTGCACCAAAACAGTAATTAAATAATAAACATTGATATCTAGTAATACAAAATGAAGGACAAAAAATACACAATCTTACCCCAGCATCAGCTGCAATAGGCTTTCCAAGGCGACTAAGTTCAGATTCCAGCTCTAACACTGTTTTGTTAATAAGTGACTGGATTCCTGGAATTCTTGACTTGATCACATGTTCTAGATGCTGTTCAAACAACAACAACAACAAAAAGTGTTGAAGTTAGACTCTGTTTCAACCGCAAAAGATGGTGGTTCTATATAGAAGCTACATCATTCTCGTGATAGCCCTTACCTTGGAGAGCATCTTTGCTAAATGCTCGGAACCCATTTTATGTGCAAGGTGCCTATACTCTGTAGTATTGGAGAAGTACTCCCTCTCTCTTCTCCGAGCCGCAATCATGTCCACATTCTTGTTAATATCTGCTTGGGAGCGGTTGACAACACCAACCCATGGATATTTCAGCTTAAAAGATTTCCCTTCAAGAATCTGAGCAAAAAAAAACATCATTTGGTAAGTAGCAGTGAACACAATAACCGTTGATGAGAAAACATATAGTACTATGTTACTACAGAAATTAGGAAGATGTGGCTCGAACATCATATCACAAGTCTATTTCCAAAAAAAAAAAACGTTACGCATTTCATGCTAAGTAATTACAGCTTATAGAATAGCATTTATCAGGGTAACGCAACTTACTTCCACTGCATCGGTCCCCTTGTCCATAAGATCGATCTTTGTCAAGACACCAAATGTTCTCTCCGCTGTAAAGATTACAAAGAGTATAACATGACCACATAACGCGTCGGGTATCTTTGCTGGAAAATGAATGGTTTGCAAAATAGTTACCAGATGGATCAACTTCACGGGAAATTTTAATTGCGTCAGAGGTAGCAAGATCTTGGTTTGCAGGTGAAATTGCCAAAATGATGCAGTTGGGCTGCAAGGCAATTTGATTAAAAACATAAAACAGAAAAAAAAAAAAAAAAGCTATGCATTACTCAACCAACATTAAAGTGGCAATAAGCTGTCGATTAAATCTAAAAGGGTCTGCGACTAAAGGATTTGTTATTACCTTTTCAATGTAGGACCGGACCATGTTTTCAATGTCCTTCACTATACTTTCAGATTGTCCCTCTGTATCAACCAAAAGAAACTTGTTGTGTCATGCTAAATTACATATGGTAAAGAATAAAGTCTAATGCCTCATGCTCCATAGCTAGAGAAATAGACCTAAACTCCAGAGTAAATGCGACTTACCAACAGCAACTTTTGTGAGCCCTGGAAGATCAATCAGTGTCAAGTTGACAACTGCACACATGATAAGAAGTTTAGAAAATGACATTCCAAGAAAAAGGAAAAAGCGAATAAAATTAGAAAGTGGCATCCTAACCATTGGGAGAGTAAATGCTAAGGTGAATGGGAACGCTAGAAATGGCCTTGCTGCGTCCGGTCTCCCTGTCAGTCTCATCTTGAATCTCCTTCCTCACAGCAGCTATAGAGGTCATTAAGGTAAGCAAGAATAGGAGAAGGTGAAGCTCAAAGGACAAATGAGACAATTGCACCAACCAAAATCAGTGAACCTTTTCCTGGGGAGGTGAAGAAACTCAGCATACTCCCGCGCTCCGTCATCAATTTTTTGCAACTGTAAGACAAGTGGCCTTCGGGTAACGATACCTAACACAAAGTATCCCACAAATGCATTATTATTTTTTGGTTTCACACAAGCGATTTCAAATATAAAACTAGGCAGAGAAAGTGTGGTTACCAGACCCACGGGGTAAAAAGTCCTTTCCTACGATGCTCTCCAGGACTGAAGACTTCCCTGAGCTCTATAAAGGCAACAAAGGAAATCGAATGCGTGATTGTAAATATACACTTGATAAAACCAATTCATATGACAACAATATCCAAGTCAAACCCAAGTCCACACTCCACAATACCAAACGGCTTGCAAAGCTAACACATGGTACAGGCTCTACGATCAAATATATATATATATATATATATATATAGGTGAAAACCAAGTTTAGGCCAAATCCATATCACGAATGTTGCAAATCCTTAGGGGAATCGAGATTTAAACCTGACCACCGACGACGGCAATGGCAGGCAAGGAATCCCAGAGAGTAGGTAGGGCGCTAGAGTCTCCATGGTCTCCCAGAGCCGTGCAAGCTCTCTGTATCTTGTTTACTAGAGATATCAGATTCTCCATCCTCCTCTTTTCTCCTTAAGGCTGCGTTGATGATACGGTAGCTGCTACAGTAGATCTGATATCTCCGCCGGATGATTTTACACCGGTGGGAATAGATCTGCGACGGTGAGCAACTGGGCGAGAGAGAGGGATTTTGAATTTGCGTCGACGACGAAAAAAGAATTTTGTTTGGTTTGGGTCTTTTGATTAAAAATTAAGTAAAGGGACGAACGCGATTTATATAAGCCAAGGAAGGGGTTTTTCTTTTACCAACGGGCTTGGTTTTGGTCTTTGCACAAAAGTAACAAGTGAAACGGCTTGGCGTTTTCTTCAGTTCTTCAAAGACGACAGACACCTAGAGGACTTTACGAGTGTAATGGCATGGCGTTTACTTCGATTCTTTAGAGACGACGTGGTGTTCCTCTTACGTAAACGTAATATAATACATTCGTCCATAAGTATTTTTTTGGTAATTTTGTCCCTAAGTTGTTTGTGTGGAGAGAGCTAATTAGTTATTAAACATACATAGGCCTGCACAAAACATTCTCGTAAAATTTTTACTTGATTTGATTAGTTATCATTTTAGATTCAAAGTGAAAAATCCGGATATTTGTAATTTTATGAAAAAAATAAATACTTTGATAAAAAAATACTAATATGCATTATTCGTAAAAAAATGATATAAATCACATATACTAATACATTTAGAACCGGATATTTGATTTGATCCCTTATATACATATATTTATATATAAATTATATCATTATTATATTTTATTAGAATTTTGAAATAAATAAATTTAAAAAAATATATATTATTTTAGATTTTTAAAAATTATTATATTTATAGATTGAAATTGGATATCTGATTTAAAATATAAAATTTTCTGCATATCGAGACATTAAGTATCCTAGTAACTATGAATCAGATTAGATAATGAATTATTTAAACGAAATGGATCGGAACAAGAATATTTTTAAAAATCCAGATATTCGAAACATATACTTGATTGTGTAAACTACACGATTGTTTCATGGGATCAACTTAATCAGGTCAATTAATTTTTTTAAAAAAAAGAAACAAAATTTACAGGTCTAAATAACGAGTGAATAGATAGAGAAAATAAAAGATTATCAAATCTCTTCATTAGAAAAGTGCTTTCATGTGGACCACGAACATCCCATTCCTCCTCCCTACCCAACGGTCCGAAGATTGGAGATTTCAAAAAACATAATAAGAGACGTTAAGGATCATGATTTGTTTATTCACAAAAACAAATGGTAACTAGAAACAACAACATGCTGAAATTTTGAATTTTGAATGAGTCTGTTTTTGTCTTTTGTAATGACAGAAACTGTAACAAATATTCAAATTTATTTTTCATGTTATAGAAAAAAAGATTCCCTATATAAAAAGAAACAAATTACCGCATGTCATAATCAAAGTCCACGTTTGTGATTAGTGCCTATGTTAACCAATATTTTTTCTGCTCTACGAAGATTACAGTTTTAAAGTTTTCACATATTTAAAACTAAAATCTATACTATTAAAATATAATGGTTTTTTTAGGTGCCCTTCTATTTTAAAAATATCTACAAAGTCATGCCATTACTTTAAATTTTAATATTAATATTGTTTATCTTAACTAAACAACGTAATATTCTTTAATACTATACAATTTTCTTTTAAACACATGACGTATGCTTTTCATTTTTTTTTGTTTTTTTTTGTCACAGTGACGTATGCTTTTCATAAATCTATTTATTTTAACTAAACATACACACAGCTATCACAAATCTATGTATTTGTAAATGAACCAGTTACATTATCGTTCAAAGTATAACATTTCAAAGAATTAACATCTACAGCTACACAATATATTAAAATAGTATATGATATATGTGTTCAATAAATAGCATCTGGTAACATATGCTTTTCTCAATGTTGAAAAGAAATGCTTTAGTTTTCTTCTCAGTGAAATGTATGTGTGCATAGCTTCCAGATTATATTTCTATATATGTCAAGCGAATACTCAAAAGTAATATACATTTAAAAATCTGTGAATATATGCTTTTCTTTCAGTCTGTAAAATTTACACGTTTCTAGACTAACATATCAATACAACTAAATACAATATCTAAACCATAAACCCTACGTAGATCCTAAACCCTATAAAATTTATCATAAATTTGTATACTATACTAAAAAAAATTACAATCGATACGTATGGTTTATATACATTAATAATTAACTATATTATTTATTTGTTACTTATTTGGCAATCGTTTTCATCTATTCTATTAAAATAGAGTCCTATATTATTTACAAGTTTTGGACTATCAAAATAGTTATAACAGTCCAACTAAAATTGACTTTTTAATAATATAATTTCAAAAATATAAGTATTATAGCCAATAAAAAAATTAAGTTTTAAACTAATAATTGATTGTTTATATTGTTTTTGAACCATCCTAGATTTCCTCAATGAAAATAAGATAATAATATTTCTTTTGGTAATAGTTTGCACACAGCCACTACATGCATTAACCAAATCCCTTCCTTTCTTTACAAAAAAAAATAATTTCTTCAACTTCATACTTCTGTAGAGCTTATACATACAAAAAATATGGTGAACCAAGTAATAATACATATTAATCATAATTGTTTTTGTTATATTTGTAAGATATATGCACCTAGGATTGAAAACTATTATTTGTGGTTATAATCAATTATATAATTTAATAAATTTATACTTTTATTTAGAAGTTAATGATAATGATATTCTTTAAATTAATAATATATATTAATAAATAATTATAAGATAATTATCTCCGCATGTGCGGGCAAAACACTTAGTAATAACTATATATGTAACATCATAACCGAGAATGAGAGCCACCCTACATAAATCTGAAAAACATTTACCTCTAAAAAATTCAGAAACCAAAATATGTATGTGTTTTTAAATTTTCTGAATTATTATAGAAAAATCAAGATTATAATTCAAAATGAATTACCTAATCATTTGTGTGAGAAATATACAAACTCATGCATTATAAGAATATAAATTTTGGTTTTGTGATTTTTTGTTCTAATGTATATGTTATATCCTCGTTTAATACATCCTATTAAATATGGTATAGCTCTTAATAACATATTATTTCCATATTATCATATGCTATGGTTACAAAATATATTATGTTCATCATACAAAAATAGCTCAATTTGCTTAATTTTTGCTCAACTTTTGCTTAATTAATATTATTTACTTTTTCTTGATCACATACTATGATCTTATCAATATATCATCATTATAGTTATGAATATATGTATATATATATATGTTACTTTTTATTTTTGATTTCTTTATAATTTGTTTCACCAATTTTATATTTACATTAATGAACAAATGAATCTTGGATATATGTATTAGAACTTATATGTCATATATATAACCAAAGACTGGACATCACACATATCATACATAAGCAGCGAGAGTAGGAAACATAACATAAAGTATAAATCATAATCAATATAGTAGGAAATACACATCACACACACAAGCAACACTCACAGACTTATTATACTTCCTGGAGCTGTTGCTAGCTTCATATCCGTTGTCACCATTACTTTTACTTTGAGCTTCTGCTAGCCTCATCTCCTCCCTGCTCGTTTCTAGTATTTTGTGGAATTTGGACAGCGTAGCCATGTTTGAAAGTGTACCTCTCGTTAGGGTTGTTGGTGTGTTATGATTACGTATGCAAGTCTTGCACTTTCTTTAACGAAGGGATGGAGCCAGTCTTGATCTCGAAATATGATGCGTCGCGGCCCTCATACTTGAAGTCACAGACATCACTTGGGTTTAGTCCAGCTTCTATTGACCACATCCGCTATGGCCCTCATACTGTTTTCCCCACCACGAGCACGTAGTTGGTAATCACAACTTTCGTTTTCATGTTATGCTCTTGCTCGCCATTGAAAGTGAATATGTGTAAATGTGTAGTGAGTGTGCGTGTACGTGTCTATATAAGCGGCGAAGTGAAAGAAAAGGTGACCAAAATATTAAATTAAAGAGATATCGATTTGGAAGATGGGTCGCTACTAATACCAACCATTGCCTATTCTAAAATGGCGAAAAGTTTGTATGAATCTTTACAAATTCAAATTCACATAAATAATAAAAAAAAATTATCTATAGATATGAAATATATATTTTATATATAATGTAATTTTCTTTTATTTTCTTTTATATTTTCTCTAAAACTACATAAACCAGAAATATCAATAAACTGGAAAATATATAGATTTATATATAAAAACCATAATTTCACAACAATAAATTAATTTTTATTATGAATATATTTTTGATCAAGTGGTTAGAAAGGCAATAAACATATTTTAAATACATAAACCTCTCATCTAATATATTATTTTCAAAACAATAGTTATAGCTTATGATTTATTTAAAACCAAATAAATAATTCAAAATGTGAGACTGAATTAAAAAGGAAATAATATTTTACGATACAAATATTTTTTATATTTTCAAATTTTGTATAATTTCTAAAAATATATTTATAGATTTAAGAAAAATTAGACTAAACGTAATTAAGAGTTAATCTTATTTTAGCATAGTTAGAACAAAAAGCAATGGTGACTCGGTTCAAAAGAATTAACATAATCATGTATACCCCAATATTGAATAATAAACCATTCCAAATCATTATATTTAATATTCTTCCAAACAATAATTTGTTTTATTTTCATAGAGTTACAAAATATTGTAGAATTTATATATAAATGAACGTAAAAGTATAATCGACTACTACGACTTAGTTATTTTGTAGATATTTTATAATCAACTATTACGATTTAGTTACATTGTGATTGATGACCACTTTAAATTTTTCATTTTCTTTCAAAATATTTATTATTATTTGCGAAATGATTTTTTGCATTCGAGCTCGGTTAAAATCTATGATATCTTTAATTAATAATTATATATAATTTATTAAATAATTCGAATTTCTTATTAACAACATAATTTTTAATATTAGCTAAACCACAGTGATTTTTCCCATTAGAGCTTCCACATTAAAAGTTAGGGCGGTTAATTCTATGATATCCTTAATGAATAATTATATACAATTTATTATATAATTAGAATTTTCTTATTAGCAACATAATCTTTAATATTATTTAAACCACGTTGAAAAAATCTTTGGACTCTCCCGTTCAAAATATTGCTAGGTTCCAATAGATTTATTTTAATACAAATTTTTATTTGTCAAACTAACATTCTAAACAATTTTTTTTCTAATTCTAAAAAGATTAGATCATTTGTCCGCGCTACGCGCGGATTGTATTTTCTAAATTTTTTCCAATTGTTTCTTTAGTTATAAGTTAATTTTCACAAACTATTTTTAAGAATTAGCCGTTTCCAATTATAAATTAGTTGGCTAAAAAAACCGAAATCATCTGTTGTTTTAGTTTATTTTTAAATTAATATATGTTATCTCGAAATCTATTCTTGAGGTTTTGAATCTCTGTCAACTCCGTCAAAAAGGTCAGCTATGACTCTAGATCCCCTACCATTGCTGGGTTTTAACTTTTATTAGGTTAGACATTTTGATTTTAATTATCTAATTTATTGTAATACATATAATTTTTTATATATTTTGACGTCTCAGCTTGAAGGTAGCAATAGTAGGAAATAGGTGAGATATGATCCTCAATGGTTTTGTCCATAAATTGATACATTTATGATTTTGTCTTTCTTCCTTCAGTGTAATTGTTGTACATAGATTATTTGTTAATTTTGATTCAATTACCTGTGTCTACGATCTTGTGATCTGAATCAATCTTTTATTGTAATTTACAGAAAGATTAATCTGCAGAACTAATCGTAAACGCTGAAAAATTCTGGTAAAGCCACTATTAAAATTTTGCAACTTGACATAAATGAAGACAATACCAAACTGTTTAAGAATCCTACAACCCCGAGATTCCCATCACATGGTAGAAGGTAATACAGAGTTGAATATTAAAATGATGGATCACATTCCATATATAGCTTTCCCCTAAACTTTCCCCGCCTCTGACGCTCTCTCACCGGCCATCTGAGACACCACGCCGGCCTCCAAAATCACAAGGGAGACTAAGCTACACTCCTTGTGATCTCTCTGTTTTTTCTCGGTTTTTTTCTCACAGCGAGTCTTGTCGTTTCACCCTCTGGCTTCCTTGCCAAGTAACCAAATATTCTCTCAATATTCGCTTTCCATTTTCAGTCGAGATCCCCTCACCGTCCTCCACAAAACCCTAAAGCCACCCCCTACTATAAACTTCCGCTCTTCACCCCTCGGATTCTCACCGCAGCCCAATAGTCCCTTAGATCTCAACTCGCTCTCTCTCTAGCGTTTGCTAAGTTACAACAGTTTTACCCATCACCATGAGTCAATCATCACTTTTGATCCGCAACAGAGTCTCCTCCAATGGAGATCGTAAGACCCCTCAATTGGAAGATGATATCATACGCATACTGGAGTGTGATCTCAATGACGTCAAGGAGCGTTTCCGCCTCACGCTCATTGGACGTGTTTTCCACATCCGTGGAAGAAGCATCGATGCCCTGATCAACCTTCTCCCTCGCCCCCGAATCTGGAAGGTAGAGGGAAGAGTCCGTGGACTGAACCTCAGGAATGGCTGCTTCCAATTCGATTTTGACAAAGAAGAGGACTTGCAGATGGTCCTAAATAAGCGCCCCTGTCATTTCAACCAGTGGAGTTTCGCGCTGGAACGTTGGGAACCTTTCACTAGCGAGACTTTTTTGAACACGATCCCGTTTTGGATAAAAGTGACAAGAGTCCCAGTTCATTTCTGGAATGACAAAACTTTCACAGAGATTGCTAATGCACTTGGACAAAAGCTCTTAGTCAATGAAAAAAAAGGCGCGAATCCAAGTCTCCATCGACGCGGACAAACCCCTACAATTTGAACGAAGAATAGGATTCCCAAGTGGAGACATCGGGAAAGTAACGCTAACGTATGATGGTCTCCAACGTTACTGCTTCACCTGCAACCTCATCTCTCATGATGAAAATACCTGCCCCCTGTTGGCACCAGAGGAAAGGGAGCTCAAGAGGAAGCTGCGACTGGAAAATCTGGAGAACAATGAGCGGTCAAGATTCCCTATTCAAGGCTCTCAAGGTTTTACCTCTCGGAATCCGCTAAAGCGAGCCCACTCCCCTACTAATGGGAGACATCCTAGTCCCTCGGCAACCTCGAGATATAGCGAGCTCAACCGTGAGGAGAAAAGAAGGAGAAGTGTGTCCTCGTCCTATCCACCTCGTGAAGCTCGAGTCACCGATCCTCATGCTTGAGATCACAAAAGCTCGAGTAGACAGGAGAACCACTACACTCAGCATGGAAGGGAAGTATGGAGCCGTCTGGAAAACCCATCTAAGAGGAAGGAACTGCAAGGATCACAAAGAGGACGCAACCCAAATCACTCTGAACGGAACACCTCTCGCAAGGAGACGTCCCGCCCAAGCCACAAACCTTCCGTTGATGGCGACCACGACGCTTTTCTGGAGAACACAGAAACAGAACAAGCAATTACCTAGCACCTCGCCAGAAAGAGGACGAACGTATGGAAAGATCTAGAGCTACTTTTGACTCTCAAAAGACTATCACGGACAACCGTGTAGCCCTGGAATCAGGAGAAATATTTGAAACCCATCGATAGGAAGTTGATGTTGCAATGGCAGAGGAGGAAAGGACCCGACGCCTCAAAGGCAAATCCATTGCCACCGGACCACCTTCGCCAAAGCACAAGACTCCCCGGCCCCTGGTCCGTGCGAACCAAGGAATCATCCTGACTTCGCCCGTAAAGCCAGCCCACGCACCTCAAGTCAAAAGGTATGATCAACCTTTTTATTGGAACAAGATGATGCTATTCTTGATTTAAAAGAAGGTCTAGATCAGGTCCTAGATGCTCCTCTAACTGAGCTTGAATCTGCTGAGGTTGATAACCTAGTTCTGGAAACGGAACGTCTTTAAATGGCTGAGAAAATGATGGCTGAAAATAATGTAGATGAGAATATGATTGACTTGGATAATGACGATCTTCTTGGAGATTCTCCTGACCTTGCTGATGCAGAAAAAATTGAGGCCATTTTTCAGCTCTCTCCAGCAAATGTTTTGACAAAGAAAGCAGCATCTACGAGCAAGCAATTGGAACTTGCAAAGATAGCCGCTTATATTCAAGATGTCGCGCATGCGTCAGGGTTGGATGCCTACGTCCCAAAAGGCCTACTGAAGAAGAAGGCCCCCCGGTCTCTTGATATAAAAGGAGCGAGTGCATCCAAGAAACTACAGGCTCTCGGTGGCCGCGCTTCCCCAAAGAAGAATACTACACTGGGTAAACGCCCATCATCTACTTCGTCTAAGGTCCCTCGTATTGAGGTGTTTCCTTCTGCTTCACGCAAAAAATATGTGTCCCTGTCAGGTTTGGTGGTGTCCCAGAAACCACCCAGTAAGAAGATATGAGTGCAATAGCATGGAAATGTCAGGGCGCCGGAGCCTATCTGACAAAGCAACATCTCCGGGAATTGCATCGCTGTTTTCTTCCTTCTTTTCTTTTTCTTTCAAAAACA includes:
- the LOC106300003 gene encoding dynamin-related protein 1A; the encoded protein is MENLISLVNKIQRACTALGDHGDSSALPTLWDSLPAIAVVGGQSSGKSSVLESIVGKDFLPRGSGIVTRRPLVLQLQKIDDGAREYAEFLHLPRKRFTDFAAVRKEIQDETDRETGRSKAISSVPIHLSIYSPNVVNLTLIDLPGLTKVAVEGQSESIVKDIENMVRSYIEKPNCIILAISPANQDLATSDAIKISREVDPSAERTFGVLTKIDLMDKGTDAVEILEGKSFKLKYPWVGVVNRSQADINKNVDMIAARRREREYFSNTTEYRHLAHKMGSEHLAKMLSKHLEHVIKSRIPGIQSLINKTVLELESELSRLGKPIAADAGGKLYSIMEICRLFDQIFKEHLDGVRAGGEKVYNVFDNQLPAALKRLQFDKQLAMDNIRKLVTEADGYQPHLIAPEQGYRRLIESSIVSIRGPAEASVDTVHAILKDLVHKSVNETVELKQYPALRVEVTNAAIESLDKMRDGSKKATLQLVDMECSYLTVDFFRKLPQDVEKGGNPTHSIFDRYNDSYLRRIGSNVLSYVNMVCAGLRNSIPKSIVYCQVREAKRSLLDHFFAELGTMDMKRLSSLLNEDPAIMERRSAISKRLELYRAAQSEIDAVAWSK